From one Peredibacter starrii genomic stretch:
- a CDS encoding DUF6496 domain-containing protein, translating to MAKKKATRKKTRKKATTRAGKYVKEEMHARKKKKGKMSKKQAVAIGLSKARQKGIKVPKKKKASKKKSSKK from the coding sequence ATGGCGAAAAAGAAAGCTACTCGAAAGAAAACTCGTAAAAAGGCCACCACGCGAGCAGGCAAGTATGTGAAGGAAGAAATGCACGCCCGTAAGAAGAAGAAAGGGAAGATGAGTAAGAAGCAAGCAGTTGCAATCGGACTCTCTAAGGCCCGTCAAAAAGGTATTAAAGTGCCTAAGAAGAAAAAGGCCTCTAAGAAAAAATCTTCTAAAAAATGA
- a CDS encoding phospholipase D-like domain-containing protein — protein sequence MNIQLVTDQEYLPTLLDLLSKAKKSVDILSYSFAIGSASGKHNKKSAPYEIAMKLKEIKEERGDKLRIRFFTEGLRETVHRNKVTADLLEEAGAEIVYGSTHAKGFCIDGRYVLFGSTNLTNQSIMKNNEANLLIDDAKMAKEFLRYFNHLWKGGEHGGIVLRPPFLADGAFKEVIIDMIEGAKKKIEFSIYFFNQRDIENALIEAHERGVEITGYIHQHASFALSYIRANRATVKRLEAAGITDLHWGPLYTFSHSKYIIVDRKEIALGTGNWLDEDVWVHPQLYINLESPTLARGLAKHLESYITSSSSTEHKRG from the coding sequence ATGAATATTCAGTTAGTCACGGATCAAGAATATCTGCCGACCCTATTAGACCTTCTCTCGAAGGCCAAGAAGTCGGTAGATATTCTTTCTTATTCATTCGCGATTGGAAGTGCATCAGGTAAGCACAATAAAAAGAGTGCTCCTTATGAAATCGCGATGAAGCTCAAAGAAATTAAAGAAGAACGTGGAGACAAACTCCGTATTCGCTTTTTCACGGAAGGTCTTCGTGAAACTGTTCATCGTAATAAAGTTACCGCTGATTTATTGGAAGAGGCCGGAGCTGAAATTGTTTACGGTTCCACACACGCCAAAGGTTTTTGTATCGATGGCCGTTACGTGCTTTTTGGTTCAACCAACCTCACTAATCAATCCATCATGAAGAACAATGAGGCGAACCTTCTTATTGATGATGCAAAAATGGCCAAAGAATTTCTTCGCTATTTTAACCATCTTTGGAAAGGTGGAGAACATGGAGGGATTGTTCTTCGTCCTCCATTCCTGGCCGACGGTGCATTCAAAGAAGTCATTATTGATATGATTGAAGGTGCGAAAAAGAAGATTGAGTTCTCAATTTACTTCTTTAATCAGCGAGATATCGAGAACGCTTTAATTGAAGCTCATGAAAGAGGGGTGGAAATCACAGGCTACATTCATCAACATGCGAGTTTTGCTCTTTCCTACATTCGTGCCAATCGCGCGACGGTCAAACGATTAGAAGCGGCCGGCATTACTGATCTCCATTGGGGACCGCTATATACCTTCTCGCACTCGAAATATATTATTGTGGATCGTAAGGAAATTGCACTTGGGACGGGGAACTGGCTGGATGAGGACGTTTGGGTTCACCCTCAGTTGTATATCAATCTCGAGAGCCCAACGCTTGCACGCGGGCTCGCAAAACATTTAGAGTCTTATATTACTTCTTCTTCATCGACTGAACATAAGCGTGGATAG
- a CDS encoding urate hydroxylase PuuD, protein MDIALFTQDGLMMILRWIHFFAGVAWIGHLYYFNFVQGSFMAEVEAPVKNQAFSKLVPKALWWFRYGALFTFLSGAAMLSIVASELGPEFMRSSYGIFIYTGALMGTIMFLNVWLIIWPKQQILIANANTVIAGGAANPEAAKAGPVALLASRTNVLFSIPLLFFMGASRHLNLSIPENFSGAGVFSAVTVVILLLELNAIKGKLGPMTTVKGVIHCGLALLVFLYALIEIVV, encoded by the coding sequence ATGGATATCGCACTATTTACCCAAGATGGATTGATGATGATCCTTCGTTGGATTCACTTCTTCGCAGGTGTTGCCTGGATCGGCCACTTGTACTACTTCAACTTCGTTCAAGGCTCATTCATGGCCGAAGTAGAAGCTCCGGTTAAGAACCAAGCTTTCTCGAAACTAGTACCAAAAGCTCTTTGGTGGTTCAGATACGGCGCCCTTTTCACATTCCTGTCAGGAGCAGCGATGCTTTCGATCGTAGCAAGTGAACTAGGACCTGAGTTTATGAGATCTTCATACGGGATTTTCATCTATACAGGTGCCCTTATGGGAACAATTATGTTCTTAAACGTATGGCTTATCATCTGGCCTAAGCAGCAAATTCTTATTGCAAACGCCAACACAGTAATTGCTGGTGGAGCCGCAAATCCTGAAGCAGCGAAAGCTGGTCCGGTTGCCCTACTTGCTTCTCGTACAAACGTGTTGTTCTCAATCCCTCTTCTGTTCTTCATGGGGGCTTCTCGTCACCTAAACCTTTCAATTCCTGAGAACTTCTCTGGTGCGGGTGTTTTTTCGGCCGTAACTGTAGTGATTTTGCTTTTGGAATTGAATGCAATTAAGGGTAAACTAGGACCAATGACAACAGTAAAAGGTGTGATCCATTGTGGACTTGCCCTTCTGGTGTTCCTCTACGCTTTAATTGAGATCGTTGTATGA